Proteins encoded in a region of the Vicia villosa cultivar HV-30 ecotype Madison, WI linkage group LG5, Vvil1.0, whole genome shotgun sequence genome:
- the LOC131607481 gene encoding VQ motif-containing protein 4-like has translation MDSNNNLKSPRNGSSLPSPRYSQSSSSSSNNSNIINNGTVLNLPKPVTRSEPGNPYPTTFVQADPSSFKQVVQMLTGSAETAKQTSSNSTTTTTNNNNNVRNHIPPIKTIPKKPNQSGFKLYERRNSLKNLKLNPLLPVFSSNPSGFSPRNADVLSPSILDFPALVLSPVTPLIPDPFNRNNVPGGGGSGYRCGNGSQSPSPSPSSKPVLNTEAEEKAIREKGFFLHPSPGNTPRDSELRLLPLFPTTSPRASGPSSSSTSST, from the coding sequence ATGGATTCCAACAACAACCTCAAATCTCCAAGAAACGGTTCTTCTCTTCCTTCACCACGCTATAGCCAGAGCTCTAGCAGCAGCAGCAACAACAGTAACATCATCAACAATGGAACAGTTTTGAATCTTCCAAAACCTGTCACCAGATCCGAACCGGGTAACCCATACCCGACAACATTCGTTCAAGCTGACCCATCTTCGTTCAAACAAGTTGTTCAAATGTTAACCGGATCCGCTGAAACCGCAAAACAAACCTCTTCAaattccaccaccaccaccaccaacaacaacaacaacgtaagaAACCATATTCCACCTATCAAAACCATACCCAAAAAACCAAACCAATCCGGTTTCAAACTCTACGAACGAAGAAACTCTCTCAAGAATCTCAAACTCAACCCTCTTCTACCTGTTTTCTCTTCAAACCCTTCTGGTTTCTCTCCTCGTAACGCTGATGTTCTGTCACCAAGTATCCTCGATTTCCCCGCACTTGTTCTCAGTCCTGTCACCCCTCTGATACCCGACCCGTTTAACAGAAACAACGTCCCCGGTGGTGGTGGAAGCGGTTACCGATGCGGGAATGGGAGTCAGAGTCCAAGTCCGAGTCCGAGTTCGAAACCAGTTTTGAACACTGAAGCTGAAGAAAAAGCTATCAGAGAGAAAGGGTTTTTCTTGCACCCTTCACCGGGAAACACTCCAAGAGACTCTGAACTTCGTTTGCTTCCTCTCTTTCCAACTACTTCTCCAAGAGCTTCgggtccttcttcttcttctacttccagtacttga